From a single Daphnia pulex isolate KAP4 chromosome 2, ASM2113471v1 genomic region:
- the LOC124210442 gene encoding mitochondrial GTPase 1-like → MKNSVRWQAILPELKKKFRNEFVFPEKKSTQWFPGHMNRGMKQMEAKLKLVDCVLEVHDARIPISGRNPNLTHSFVAAKPYILVLNKCDLIPSEYQSTIMSALKERENIQHIIFTNSKLDTCPGLKEVTKRAAQLITETERYNRSDAVDYNLMVFGVPNVGKSSLINALRGVHMRKKRVLQVAPEAGLTKNVHERIRVCNSPAVYLFDTPGIMNPRIATMDVGMRLASCASFKDHLVGEESVVDYLLFWLNKNEEFGYVDSLGLEAPTDNVTELLFYMCVQRNLRRKIRHVDGTYKEYPDFKSAAQRFLSEFRSTNFGKILLDKDLLDSPVNVS, encoded by the exons ATGAAGAATTCTGTACGGTGGCAAGCAATCTTGcctgaattaaaaaagaaattccgaAATGAGTTTGtctttccagaaaaaaaatctacacaATGGTTTCCCGGACACATGAATCGAG GTATGAAACAGATGGaggcaaaattgaaattagtTGATTGTGTGTTGGAAGTCCATGATGCAAGAATACCAATTTCTGGAAGAAATCCAAATCTTACCCATAGCTTTGTGGCCGCAAAACCATACATCTTAGTCTTAAATAAATGTGATTTAATACCTTCAGAATATCAGTCTACTATAATGTCTGCattaaaggaaagagaaaatatccAGCACATAATATTTACTAACTCAAAGCTAGATACATGTCCTGGACTAAAAGAG gtTACTAAGAGAGCTGCTCAACTTATTACTGAAACTGAAAGGTATAATAGAAGTGATGCTGTTGACTATAACCTGATGGTGTTTGGAGTACCAAACGTTGGGAAATCATCTTTAATCAATGCTCTTCGTGGAGTCCACATGAGAAAGAAACGTGTACTACAAGTAGCTCCCGAAGCTGGTCTGACTAAGAATGTTCATGAACGAATTCGCGTTTGTAACAGCCCGGCTGTTTACCTTTTCGACACACCTGGCATTATGAATCCAAGGATAGCGACGATGGATGTTGGAATGCGTCTTGCTTCGTGTG CCTCATTTAAAGACCATCTTGTTGGTGAAGAATCGGTAGTGGACTacttgttgttttggttgaacaaaaatgaagaatttggCTACGTGGATTCGCTAGGATTGGAAGCCCCTACTGATAATGTAACTGAATTATTATTCTACATGTGTGTACAAAGGAATTTGCGGAGAAAAATACGACACGTTGAtg GAACCTACAAAGAATATCCGGACTTCAAAAGTGCAGCGCAAAGATTTTTATCTGAATTCCGATCGACAAATTTTGGTAAAATCCTGCTAGATAAAGATTTATTAGACAGTCCGGTTAACGTTAGCTGA
- the LOC124210438 gene encoding cytosolic carboxypeptidase 6-like isoform X1, with product MAGCLLPYDPLEHTNMFSKAESEESDEEDGTGNVTRMVMRPPGHSGKAKKGHLCLDASFETGNLGRVDYISEFEYDLYVRSDSCNPRHRFWFNFTIDNVRLDQRVILNIINFSRESTLLSAGLTPLIKSITRPHWERMPTTQVFYHQSPHHGDRYILSLALNFDVEEDVYQVALTYPYSFSKLQFYLDLIDEHFPSIIHREIIGHTIQNRPVDLLTITNQATESDEETKPLRKKTVFIICRSHPGESPASIVCQGLIDFLVSSEPIARALREFIEFKIIPMINPDGVFNGNERSSMVGADLNRVWNDYSEYFHPTVKAAMDAIRHLDEQPDSNLEFILDLHAHHSLLGTFLYGNSYDDFLRFERHLLFGKIYSQTVEDFCMGNCMYNKDNLKSGTARRFLSHTVKEHVNVYSFFISMMGFQLPNSSDILLYDEEGYQRAGRNMARALFEYYKIVGHIPASYIQSLHPAPGRKKTKYEVQSTYRNFRSEGKQHASRIDGKEGEEGDGSAFASYRRANRLILEIEPCFTQNPSFRPFLRKPVTIQVKDSMDSRSTTPLSNGQSSSSGGNSDPKVPSIPSLSVIDFSSLTMSRKELRQLHRRNSPSI from the exons AAAGCGAGGAGAGCGACGAGGAAGACGGAACCGGCAACGTGACGCGAATGGTAATGAGACCTCCAGGGCATTCCGGAAAAGCCAAGAAAG GTCATCTTTGCCTCGACGCTTCCTTTGAAACTG GAAATCTCGGTAGGGTTGACTACATCAGCGAGTTTGAATACGACCTCTATGTTCGCTCAGATTCTTGCAATCCCCGTCACCGCTTTTGGTTCAATTTTACCATCGACAATGTTCGCCTTGATCAG AGGGTTATTTTGAACATCATCAACTTTAGCAGAGAATCCACATTACTTAGCGCTGGGTTGACTCCGCTAATCAAATCCATCACTCGACCCCATTG GGAAAGAATGCCGACAACGCAAGTTTTCTATCACCAATCTCCGCATCATGGCGACCGATACATCCTGAGTTTGGCCCTCAACTTTGACGTTGAAGAAGATGTTTATCAAGTTGCTCTGACTTATCCGTACTCTTTCTCTAAACTGCAATTCTATTTGGATTTGATTGACGAACATTTCCCATCCATTATCCACCGTGAAATCATCGGCCACACcatt CAAAACCGGCCTGTTGATTTACTGACTATCACCAACCAAGCAACGGAAAGCGACGAGGAAACGAAACCTCTCCGGAagaaaactgtttttattatttgtcgtTCGCATCCGGGCGAATCTCCTGCATCGATTGTTTGTCAAG GGCTGATTGATTTTCTCGTGAGTTCTGAACCTATCGCCAGAGCTCTCCGGGAAtttattgaattcaaaatcattCCTATGATTAATCCAGACGGCGTGTTTAACGGCAACGAAAG ATCATCGATGGTGGGCGCAGACTTAAATAGGGTCTGGAATGATTATTCAGAATACTTCCATCCGACCGTCAAAGCAGCAATGGATGCTATTCGACACTTGGACGAACAACCG GATTCAaatttggaattcattttgGATTTACATGCTCATCATTCCTTATTGGGAACCTTTCTATACGGCAATTCCTACGACGACTTCCTGAG GTTCGAGCGGCATTTGttgtttggaaaaatttattcCCAGACGGTTGAGGATTTCTGCATGGGAAACTGCATGTACAATAAGGACAACTTAAAGTCTGGCACGGCACGGAg GTTTTTGAGTCACACAGTGAAGGAACATGTAAACGTCTACAGCTTTTTCATATCAATGATGGGTTTCCAATTACCTAATTCATCCGATATTCTTCTCTATGACGAAGAAGGAT ATCAGCGTGCTGGAAGAAATATGGCTAGGGCATTATTCGAATATTATAAAATTGTGGGTCACATTCCAGCCAGTTACATCCAGTCTCTTCATCCGGCGCCTGGCCGGAAGAAAACCAAGTATGAAGTTCAGTCTACCTACCGCAACTTTCGATCTGAAGGGAAGCAACACGCGAGCCGGATCGACGGGAAAGAGGGCGAGGAAGGAGATGGTTCAGCTTTCGCTTCTTATCGTCGAGCTAATCGATTGATTCTTGAAATTGAACCTTGTTTCACCCAAAATCCTTCCTTCCGACCTTTCTTACGCAAACCTGTCACAATTCAGGTTAAAGACTCGATGGATTCAAGATCGACAACTCCACTTTCCAACGGTCAGTCGTCGTCTAGCGGAGGGAACTCAGATCCGAAAGTACCATCCATTCCAAGTCTATCCGTAATCGATTTCAGTAGCTTGACAATGAGTCGGAAAGAACTGCGCCAACTTCATAGGCGAAATTCTCCTTCTATTTAG
- the LOC124210438 gene encoding cytosolic carboxypeptidase 6-like isoform X2, whose translation MATNRAESEESDEEDGTGNVTRMVMRPPGHSGKAKKGHLCLDASFETGNLGRVDYISEFEYDLYVRSDSCNPRHRFWFNFTIDNVRLDQRVILNIINFSRESTLLSAGLTPLIKSITRPHWERMPTTQVFYHQSPHHGDRYILSLALNFDVEEDVYQVALTYPYSFSKLQFYLDLIDEHFPSIIHREIIGHTIQNRPVDLLTITNQATESDEETKPLRKKTVFIICRSHPGESPASIVCQGLIDFLVSSEPIARALREFIEFKIIPMINPDGVFNGNERSSMVGADLNRVWNDYSEYFHPTVKAAMDAIRHLDEQPDSNLEFILDLHAHHSLLGTFLYGNSYDDFLRFERHLLFGKIYSQTVEDFCMGNCMYNKDNLKSGTARRFLSHTVKEHVNVYSFFISMMGFQLPNSSDILLYDEEGYQRAGRNMARALFEYYKIVGHIPASYIQSLHPAPGRKKTKYEVQSTYRNFRSEGKQHASRIDGKEGEEGDGSAFASYRRANRLILEIEPCFTQNPSFRPFLRKPVTIQVKDSMDSRSTTPLSNGQSSSSGGNSDPKVPSIPSLSVIDFSSLTMSRKELRQLHRRNSPSI comes from the exons AAAGCGAGGAGAGCGACGAGGAAGACGGAACCGGCAACGTGACGCGAATGGTAATGAGACCTCCAGGGCATTCCGGAAAAGCCAAGAAAG GTCATCTTTGCCTCGACGCTTCCTTTGAAACTG GAAATCTCGGTAGGGTTGACTACATCAGCGAGTTTGAATACGACCTCTATGTTCGCTCAGATTCTTGCAATCCCCGTCACCGCTTTTGGTTCAATTTTACCATCGACAATGTTCGCCTTGATCAG AGGGTTATTTTGAACATCATCAACTTTAGCAGAGAATCCACATTACTTAGCGCTGGGTTGACTCCGCTAATCAAATCCATCACTCGACCCCATTG GGAAAGAATGCCGACAACGCAAGTTTTCTATCACCAATCTCCGCATCATGGCGACCGATACATCCTGAGTTTGGCCCTCAACTTTGACGTTGAAGAAGATGTTTATCAAGTTGCTCTGACTTATCCGTACTCTTTCTCTAAACTGCAATTCTATTTGGATTTGATTGACGAACATTTCCCATCCATTATCCACCGTGAAATCATCGGCCACACcatt CAAAACCGGCCTGTTGATTTACTGACTATCACCAACCAAGCAACGGAAAGCGACGAGGAAACGAAACCTCTCCGGAagaaaactgtttttattatttgtcgtTCGCATCCGGGCGAATCTCCTGCATCGATTGTTTGTCAAG GGCTGATTGATTTTCTCGTGAGTTCTGAACCTATCGCCAGAGCTCTCCGGGAAtttattgaattcaaaatcattCCTATGATTAATCCAGACGGCGTGTTTAACGGCAACGAAAG ATCATCGATGGTGGGCGCAGACTTAAATAGGGTCTGGAATGATTATTCAGAATACTTCCATCCGACCGTCAAAGCAGCAATGGATGCTATTCGACACTTGGACGAACAACCG GATTCAaatttggaattcattttgGATTTACATGCTCATCATTCCTTATTGGGAACCTTTCTATACGGCAATTCCTACGACGACTTCCTGAG GTTCGAGCGGCATTTGttgtttggaaaaatttattcCCAGACGGTTGAGGATTTCTGCATGGGAAACTGCATGTACAATAAGGACAACTTAAAGTCTGGCACGGCACGGAg GTTTTTGAGTCACACAGTGAAGGAACATGTAAACGTCTACAGCTTTTTCATATCAATGATGGGTTTCCAATTACCTAATTCATCCGATATTCTTCTCTATGACGAAGAAGGAT ATCAGCGTGCTGGAAGAAATATGGCTAGGGCATTATTCGAATATTATAAAATTGTGGGTCACATTCCAGCCAGTTACATCCAGTCTCTTCATCCGGCGCCTGGCCGGAAGAAAACCAAGTATGAAGTTCAGTCTACCTACCGCAACTTTCGATCTGAAGGGAAGCAACACGCGAGCCGGATCGACGGGAAAGAGGGCGAGGAAGGAGATGGTTCAGCTTTCGCTTCTTATCGTCGAGCTAATCGATTGATTCTTGAAATTGAACCTTGTTTCACCCAAAATCCTTCCTTCCGACCTTTCTTACGCAAACCTGTCACAATTCAGGTTAAAGACTCGATGGATTCAAGATCGACAACTCCACTTTCCAACGGTCAGTCGTCGTCTAGCGGAGGGAACTCAGATCCGAAAGTACCATCCATTCCAAGTCTATCCGTAATCGATTTCAGTAGCTTGACAATGAGTCGGAAAGAACTGCGCCAACTTCATAGGCGAAATTCTCCTTCTATTTAG